The following proteins are encoded in a genomic region of Cryptomeria japonica chromosome 11, Sugi_1.0, whole genome shotgun sequence:
- the LOC131040159 gene encoding receptor-like protein kinase FERONIA, whose amino-acid sequence HNSLQGPDTGVNAPPISHNSSSKGPVIGALTGGIALLCLILALFCFIYRCRGRSSGGSYVSSATSSLCRHFKFAEIQEATKQFDESRILGVGGFGKVYEGEIDGGIKVAIKRGSPLAGQGMHEFRTEIELLSKLRHRHLVSLIGYCEENCEMVLVYDYMAKGTLRRHIYGNDNLIPLSLKERLEICIGAARGLHYLHTGAAQSIIHGDVKTTNILLDENLVAKLSDFGLSKIGPTLDHSHISTAVKGSFGYLDPEYSRTQQLTVKSDVYSFGVVLSEVLCAQPATSQEEGLANWALDYHRKGMLEHIIDPHLKGEINPESLKTYGEVAEKCLAEKRVDRPAMGDVLWNLEYALKLQETAMANKPVDDSSSSHINNSATYAVGDNSTSTGTASHSLASVNLDGVSLRALFSEQVCSESGN is encoded by the coding sequence CACAACTCCTTACAGGGACCTGATACTGGAGTAAATGCTCCTCCAATTTCTCACAATAGCAGCAGCAAGGGTCCTGTAATTGGAGCCCTGACTGGAGGGATTGCTCTGTTGTGTCTCATTCTTGctctattttgttttatttatcgGTGCCGTGGTAGGTCATCAGGTGGTAGCTACGTCTCATCTGCAACTTCCAGTTTGTGCAGGCATTTCAAATTTGCTGAGATACAGGAGGCTACTAAACAATTTGATGAGTCTCGAATTCTTGGTGTTGGAGGTTTTGGTAAAGTTTATGAAGGTGAGATTGATGGTGGTATCAAAGTTGCAATTAAGCGAGGGAGCCCATTAGCAGGACAAGGCATGCACGAATTTCGAACAGAAATAGAATTGCTTTCTAAACTCAGGCACCGGCATTTGGTTTCTCTTATTGGTTATTGCGAAGAAAATTGTGAGATGGTTTTAGTTTATGATTATATGGCCAAGGGAACACTAAGAAGACATATATATGGAAATGACAATTTGATTCCTTTATCCTTGAAAGAGCGACTAGAGATCTGTATTGGAGCTGCACGGGGTCTTCATTATCTTCACACAGGGGCTGCTCAGTCAATTATACACGGAGACGTAAAGACAACAAACATACTTCTTGATGAAAACTTAGTTGCAAAACTCTCAGATTTTGGATTATCGAAAATTGGACCAACTCTTGATCATAGCCACATTAGCACTGCAGTCAAAGGCAGCTTCGGATATCTGGACCCAGAATATAGTCGCACGCAGCAGCTCACTGTGAAATCAGATGTTTATTCATTTGGTGTGGTGTTGTCTGAGGTATTGTGTGCACAACCTGCCACTAGCCAAGAAGAGGGCCTTGCTAATTGGGCTTTGGATTATCACAGAAAGGGAATGCTGGAGCATATCATAGATCCTCATCTGAAAGGTGAAATTAATCCCGAGTCTCTTAAGACGTACGGAGAGGTTGCTGAGAAATGCCTTGCTGAGAAACGTGTTGACAGGCCAGCTATGGGAGATGTACTTTGGAATTTAGAATATGCTTTGAAGCTGCAAGAGACTGCAATGGCAAATAAACCAGTCGATGACAGTAGTAGTAGTCACATAAACAACTCAGCTACTTATGCTGTTGGAGATAACAGCACTTCAACAGGCACAGCGAGCCATAGTTTGGCTAGTGTTAATTTGGATGGTGTATCTCTAAGAGCTCTTTTTTCAGAACAGGTTTGCAGTGAATCAGGGAATTGA